The DNA region CGGTTCGTCTTGGTCTCAAGCCACGGCATGATGGAGGCGTGCTGGGCGTAGAAATGGGTGAGATCGGGGATGAGGTCCTTCACCACCGGCATGTGCGGCAGCGGGTAGATCTTCACCACGCCCTTCACCTCGTCATGGCCGTAAATGCAGGCCAGCGTATTGATCCCGCCGATATTCATCGCGCAGGAGCCGCAGATCCCCTCGCGGCAAGAACGACGGAACGTCAGCGTCGGGTCGATCTCGTTTTTGATCTTGATGAGCACGTCGAGCATCATCGGCCCGCACGTGTCCATGTCGACGAAGTACGTGTCGACGCGCGGGTTTTCCCCGTCATCGGGGCTCCAGCGATACACCTGGAATTCACGCACATTCGTAGCGCCCTCGGGCTTCGGCCACGTTTTGCCCACGGAAATGCGGGAATTCTTTGGGAGCGTCAGTTGAACCATGGCTGCCTCATCGATCTCGGATTGCAGGATAAATAATATGAAAGGTCCTGATATCGAACCGTTTTACGGCCATGTCGGACCAAAAGCCGCGGCTTTCTCACCGCGCCCGAGAATTTGTGATCACGCGCTCCCAAGCCGTGATCACATTCAGCTTCGCTCGTCTGCGATTTTCCGCAAGTAGCGATCAACCTCTTCTCGAGTTGCATGCTGGAAATAGAACGCAGGTTCTTCGAAAGGGATGGGCCGGCCCCGGCCCGTTCCAAAAGTAAGGAATTCATAGCGACGCCCGAAGGCTAGGGCTTGGACGGCTTTGCGAACCTTACGGTGCTTAAGCAAACCCAAATTCGCCATCCAAACTAAAGGTCGCCAAGATGCACAGACAAACTTCCATTCGGGAGCAAGGTCTTGGTCACGGGCGCGGATCGCTAGCAGATTTGTCACAAACCCAGAGAGCCTATCCTTTCGAACCAGAAACAATGATTGCTGGACAGGCTGCGGCGTCCCTTCTCCGGAGCCGAACACCAAGCCGGTCCGTGTTTCTCGCGCCATCCTGTCGAAGAGCCCTCTACCCTCAAGGAGGCAATCCTGCTCGACGTAAACGAAGTAGTCGCAATCACAGTTCAGAGCGTAACTTGCCGAAACGAGCACGGAGCGCATCCAACCGCTCCATTGCCCGACATGTGAGGTGGAATGCTTGGCGTTGAAGGGCAGCTCCAACCATTCAACCATCGCCCTCTTCTGCTGCGCGGGCTTCCGTGGTGATGCTGAGTCCACCACGATTATCTTTGCAGGTTGACCTGCCCTGGTGACGCTATCCAGCCAAGT from Pseudomonadota bacterium includes:
- a CDS encoding succinate dehydrogenase iron-sulfur subunit encodes the protein MVQLTLPKNSRISVGKTWPKPEGATNVREFQVYRWSPDDGENPRVDTYFVDMDTCGPMMLDVLIKIKNEIDPTLTFRRSCREGICGSCAMNIGGINTLACIYGHDEVKGVVKIYPLPHMPVVKDLIPDLTHFYAQHASIMPWLETKTNRPAKEWKQSIEDRKKLDGLYECVMCASCSTSCPSYWWNGDKYLGPAALLHAYRWIIDSRDEATGERLDELEDPFKLYRCNTIMNCAKTCPKGLNPAKAIGAIKQMMVERQV